The region TTGAAACAACTATTTTACTTTTTATTACTGCTTGTTATTTTTACTTCCTGTAATTCTTCTAAAGCCGTTTCTAATTCGACTTCAAAGAAAAAGATGGACAAGACAAGCTTTCTAGCCGAACAGATTATAAACTCAGCCTCTGAAAACATTGGAGTTCGCTACAAAATGGCCGGTACTACAAAATCAGGTTTCGATTGCTCCGGATTGGTTTATTCTACCTTCGGTTTATACGACATCAAACTCCCTCGAACATCGTATGAGCAATCAAAAATTGGGATTGAGTTAGGGAAAGACACCGGAAAAGCCCAAAAAGGGGATTTAATATTTTTTAGAACGAGCAGCAAATCAAAGATTAATCATGTGGGAATTGTAACCGAAGTAATGGATGACG is a window of Flavobacterium acetivorans DNA encoding:
- a CDS encoding C40 family peptidase; amino-acid sequence: MKQLFYFLLLLVIFTSCNSSKAVSNSTSKKKMDKTSFLAEQIINSASENIGVRYKMAGTTKSGFDCSGLVYSTFGLYDIKLPRTSYEQSKIGIELGKDTGKAQKGDLIFFRTSSKSKINHVGIVTEVMDDEILFVHSSTSKGVIVSSTKEPYYQKAFVQLNRIIQ